The nucleotide sequence TTTTATGTCACCAAAATCATGTCTTTGGAAGACTTTTACCTCTTCGGTAAGAATTACTTCCCTATTCTCACTTGCTAAGAGGTTTGGTGAATCAAGATACATACCCATAGTAATAGAAAAGGTCCACTACTTTGGGTTTTCTGGTAGGGCAGCTACTGGCTATTCACTTTTCTGGTTACGCCTCTTCCTCTTTAAGACTTCTTACAACCTCAGGATTACTATTCGTCTGCTTTCAGGCCCGATTAGTCTATAAAAGTACCCCATTGGACGATTGTAACAAGTACAACTAACCTTTTTGTACTTATACCAAAAGCAGGATCAGGTGGCCAATTAAAAAGGAATTTCCGACCTGTACTCGACAAACCGCGGTTTCAAATTGTTCAACTTGTCTATGTTAAACTTCGTCCTTCTTTTCCAAACATGCCTGGGCTCTGGATGCTATATTTCCAGAGGAGGAACGCAGGTGGTCCGTACCAGGTACCTTTATGGCCTTGAAACATGGCAGATGGCTCGTACTAAGTTCTCGAATACGGCACACATCTACAGCCTGGTGTAAAAGCCACCATTACAAAGGGAATCGACATACCTAACCACACCATTAATCAAACGGCCCGCTACTTCATTGTAGTGGGCTTTTTTTTATTTAAAACTATTATTCAAAATATAAGTTTTATATATTTATGTAATCTTTATCTACGAAGTAGACACGTCCCCTCTAACCTTTGTATTATGATTCGCAGTAAGTATAACGGCGATTTCAGTAATCGCCCTATTCTCCGTTCTAAAATATTGAAAATCAAGCTAAGTCCACCCAGTTCATTAAATAAGAGCTTATGGATTCTTCGCTTCTACGGCCTGGATGAGCACCAGAAAGACAAGGTGCTCGGCTCCTGGTTTTATACCACAGAGCGGAAACGAAAAGATGATTTACAAGGAATTTTGAAATTAATTCCAAAAATAAAAATCTTTTAGTTACAAGTAAATTCAACTGATTACCGTTTCCCCGTCAAGGGAAGTGGCTGAACTACTCCTTAATAAAGGTTGGCTTAGTTTGACCACTAAACCCGTATACCAAAGTTTCTACGTACTTGTCCAACGGCCCGCTACAACAAAGTAGCGGGCCGTTTTGCAGGATGGGCAGTCATACCCTGGTGATTCGAAAATCACGCATACTCGGGTGTTTTCAAGCACATCGGTTTCATCGTCTCTCAACCGGACTTGATCTACAAAAGTCACCAATCTGACGATTTAGGTAATTACAACTATCCTTTTACGTTCTCTTATAGGTAGCTGTACAGCAACCCCACCCATTATTTCATCTAAACCATACCGCCATGAATGTATTGAAGAGTAAGTACAGAACCGGAATCGCCAATCCGGCCGTAGAACCATCCAGGGTAGCAACTATCAAGCTTAGCCCGCCCTTTCCCAGAAAGCCTAACCTTTGGGTGTTGTATTTTTATGGGGGCAACGACCAGATCGTCCGCACCTGGTACTACGATAGCCCAGCCAAGCGTCAGAAGGACCTTGATCAGGTTCTGATGCAATGTCCGGATCTCAAACTGATGTAAGGCCCGTCCATCCGGCCAAGGGGTACCCTAGCATTTTTGCAATGTGCCCTTTGGTTGGTCTTTTTACCGACCCAGACGCGCATCCAGCGAAGGTACCTGCTGACGCATAACCTTAATCTTCTCAAAATCCGGGTGTTCAGGATGCAATAGGATATTATCCGACAGCTCCAAGAGTATCGAAGGTACCCTAGCCCCAGGTAAAAGGGTTCCGGCAACCAATTGGTACTGCATTGTTGCCAAATTGATTTCAGTACGAATAGAACCCAAAATTTAGCATCCTAATAGTAAGGAGCTTCTCAAAACGGCAGTTTTCCCAAATCCACATTTCCTCCTGTAAGGATAATCCCTACCTTTTGCCCGGAAAAACGTTCTTTGTGCTTCAATAAAGCCGCAAAGGGTACCGCGCAGGAAGGTTCGATGACGATTTTCATGCGTTCCCAAATCAATCGCATGGCAGCAATGATCTCCTCGTCGGTTACAGTCAGGATGTCGGTGACGTGGTCCAGGATAACGGGTAGTGTCTTGTCCCCCAGGTAGGTAAGCAATCCATCGGCAATGGTTTTGACATAGGGAGCCTTTTCAATTTGCCTGGTTCTAAAGGAAAGCACCGCATCCGCCGCGCCTTCGGGCTCGCCGGCAATCACCTGGGTTTGGGGTGAAAAATAGTGCGCCGCCAGGGCAGTACCACTCAGCAACCCTCCCCCACCTACAGGTGCCAGAATCGTTTGTAAAGGTACTCCCGCATCCTCCACAAGTTCTTTTGCGGCAGTAGCTTGTCCGGCGATCACCGCGTAATCGTTAAAGGGGTGCACAAACACCGCCCCGGTCCGGGCCACGACGTCCTGCAAGGTAAGTTCCCGTTCTTCCGGCGTATTGGTACAGAACGTCACCTCCGCCCCGTACCCGCGTACGGCATTTACTTTCACCTCGGGTGAGTTGTCAGGCATAACGATATAAGCTTTTGTGCCTACCACCGAAGCCGCGTAGGCAATAGCCTGGGCGTGGTTGCCGGAGGAATGCGTGGCAATACCCTGAGCCTGGTCGGCGGGTGTCAGGCTAAGTACCGCATTCACCCCGCCACGGGCTTTGAAAGCGCCGATTTTCTGGAAATTCTCGCATTTGAAATAGATTTCTGCACCAGCCAGCTTATCCAGGGTCTGACAGGTTAGAATGGGTGTGCGGTGGATGTAGGGTCGAATGCGCGCGTGGGCCGCTTCAATGAGTCTCTCTGTGGGGTATAAGGGGTCTTGATTTGTAGGAGAAAGGGCCATGAGTGATAGGGATTATTACTTATTCAAGAAGAAATAGTATACGTAATTGAAAGCTTTCGTTACTTTTAATGCAAGCTCTGCAAACTAAACCCAAATTTTCATTTCTCATATTTCTAATTCGTTCTGCCATGGCAAACACCAAACTGATCCCCCGTACGCCCTCCGCCCACGAAGCTCCCCTGCTTATCAAAAGCCTGTTGGCCCAAAGCCTGCGCTATAATCCTCAGCGTGAAATCATTTATCGCGATTTATTCCGCATGGACTATTTTGAGCTAAACAGGCGTATCCGGCGGTTGGGAAATGTCCTGAGTACGTTGGGCATCCAGCCGGGCGACACTGTGGCAGTCATGGATTGGGACAGTCACCGCTACCTCGAATGCTTTTTTGGGGTACCCATGGTGGGAGCCATACTACACACGATCAATGTGCGTCTGTCGCCCGCCCAAATCCTGTATACGATCAACCACGCCGAGGATGACATCATTCTGGTACACGAAGATTTCCTTGCCATTCTGGAAACCATCCATGACCAAATCACAACCACCCGCAAGTTTGTAGTCATGAGCGACAAGGTGTACGCCGAGGTACCTGCCGAGCTGACACCTACCTCTTTTGGTACACTGGGCGAGTACGAAGCCCTGCTCGGTGCGGCGAACGACACCTATGATTTCTCGGACTTTGACGAAAATACATGGGCAACTTTGTTTTACACCACAGGTACCACCGGCAATCCCAAAGGGGTCTATTTTTCGCATCGGCAACTTTTCCTGCATACCATGGGCCTGATGACTTTTTTCTGTGGTTATGAAGCCCTGCCCTTTTCCCATCGGGATGTGTACATGCCCATCACCCCGCTTTTCCACGTTCACGCCTGGGGATTCCCACTGGTGGCTACCATGCTGAACAATAAGCAGGTGTACCCTGGCCGCTATGAACCCGAGATGTTACTGAAATTACTGATCAAAGAAAAGGTAACGCTTTCGCACTGTGTACCCACGATTCTGGCCATGTTGGTCAACAGTCCCGTAGCCCAGCAGGTGGATTTGTCAAATTGGAAGGTTATCATCGGTGGCTCGGCCCTCACCCGCGGCCTGGCCAAAGCCGCTCTGGATTTGGGCATCAATGTATCGCAGGGGTACGGTATGTCTGAAACTGCCCCCATCATGTCCGTTGTCCACCTGAATGACGAACAATTGACCTGGGATCAGGAGAAACAACTGAACCTTCGAACTAAGGCGGGCCGCATGGCTCCTTTTGTAGAGATGCGCCTGATGGACGATGCAGGTAATTTCCTGCCGAACGATGGGCATGCCATAGGAGAGATCGTGGCACGTGGCTCCTGGATGACGCAGGGGTACCTTAAAGATCCCGAAAACTCCGAAAAGCTGTGGCAGGGCGGCTGGCTGCACACGGGCGATGTGGCCTCAATCGGCCCCGACTATTACGTGACTATTTCGGACCGGGTGAAGGATGTGATCAAGACGGGTGGCGAATGGGTGTCTTCGCTGGACATCGAAAACATTTTTTCCCAGATCGAAGGAGTAGCCGAAGTGGCCGTGGTGGGCCTACCCGACGACCGCTGGGGCGAACGTCCCTATGCGCTGGTAGTGTTGAAACCGGAGTATGCCGAAATACAAACCGGAGAAAATATTCGTAAAATTCTGCTTGAACAGTGTGAACAAGGTACCATCAACAAATGGTATGTACCCGACCGGGTGGTCCTGGTGCCGGAAATCCCGAAAACGAGCGTCGGAAAACTTGATAAGAAAAAAATACGGAGTGAAATGAAAGATTTGCTTTTGGGAAATCAGGCATGAAACGACGAATATTTCTCTACTCGGCGGTGGCTCTCCCCTTATTGGGAGGAACGAAGCCGAAAGCAAGAAGCATTCAAA is from Salmonirosea aquatica and encodes:
- a CDS encoding threonine ammonia-lyase produces the protein MALSPTNQDPLYPTERLIEAAHARIRPYIHRTPILTCQTLDKLAGAEIYFKCENFQKIGAFKARGGVNAVLSLTPADQAQGIATHSSGNHAQAIAYAASVVGTKAYIVMPDNSPEVKVNAVRGYGAEVTFCTNTPEERELTLQDVVARTGAVFVHPFNDYAVIAGQATAAKELVEDAGVPLQTILAPVGGGGLLSGTALAAHYFSPQTQVIAGEPEGAADAVLSFRTRQIEKAPYVKTIADGLLTYLGDKTLPVILDHVTDILTVTDEEIIAAMRLIWERMKIVIEPSCAVPFAALLKHKERFSGQKVGIILTGGNVDLGKLPF
- a CDS encoding fatty acid--CoA ligase, whose amino-acid sequence is MANTKLIPRTPSAHEAPLLIKSLLAQSLRYNPQREIIYRDLFRMDYFELNRRIRRLGNVLSTLGIQPGDTVAVMDWDSHRYLECFFGVPMVGAILHTINVRLSPAQILYTINHAEDDIILVHEDFLAILETIHDQITTTRKFVVMSDKVYAEVPAELTPTSFGTLGEYEALLGAANDTYDFSDFDENTWATLFYTTGTTGNPKGVYFSHRQLFLHTMGLMTFFCGYEALPFSHRDVYMPITPLFHVHAWGFPLVATMLNNKQVYPGRYEPEMLLKLLIKEKVTLSHCVPTILAMLVNSPVAQQVDLSNWKVIIGGSALTRGLAKAALDLGINVSQGYGMSETAPIMSVVHLNDEQLTWDQEKQLNLRTKAGRMAPFVEMRLMDDAGNFLPNDGHAIGEIVARGSWMTQGYLKDPENSEKLWQGGWLHTGDVASIGPDYYVTISDRVKDVIKTGGEWVSSLDIENIFSQIEGVAEVAVVGLPDDRWGERPYALVVLKPEYAEIQTGENIRKILLEQCEQGTINKWYVPDRVVLVPEIPKTSVGKLDKKKIRSEMKDLLLGNQA